A DNA window from Insulibacter thermoxylanivorax contains the following coding sequences:
- a CDS encoding RsfA family transcriptional regulator: protein MATIRQDAWTPDDDLILAEVTLRHIREGGTQLRAFEEVGERIGRTPAACGFRWNSCVRKKYEAAIAIAKAQRQKRNQARKKGGGSSQASADSNALEQGRGDQVSEESISIDAVIRFLRQWKQTYQDMNRKIKSLEKELREAEEKLAALEKEKEELEKQVNVVQSDYRTVNDDYKTLIQIMDRARKLAVLENLDEDKPRFKMDANGNLERID from the coding sequence ATGGCAACAATTAGACAGGATGCTTGGACGCCGGATGATGACCTTATACTAGCCGAAGTGACTCTGCGACATATTCGCGAAGGCGGCACGCAGCTTCGCGCCTTCGAAGAAGTTGGCGAGAGGATCGGCCGCACGCCGGCGGCCTGCGGCTTTCGCTGGAACAGTTGCGTGCGCAAAAAGTATGAAGCTGCGATCGCGATTGCAAAAGCACAGAGGCAGAAGAGAAATCAAGCCCGTAAGAAGGGCGGAGGCTCCAGCCAGGCATCTGCTGATTCCAATGCGCTTGAACAGGGCCGCGGGGATCAGGTTAGTGAAGAGTCTATCTCAATCGATGCGGTGATTCGTTTCCTCAGGCAGTGGAAGCAGACTTATCAAGATATGAATCGCAAGATTAAGTCGCTAGAGAAAGAGCTTCGCGAGGCCGAGGAGAAACTTGCAGCTCTGGAGAAAGAGAAAGAAGAGTTGGAGAAACAGGTGAACGTAGTCCAGTCAGATTACCGCACGGTGAATGATGATTATAAGACGCTTATCCAGATCATGGATCGCGCCCGCAAGCTGGCTGTTCTTGAAAATCTAGATGAAGACAAACCCCGGTTTAAGATGGATGCCAATGGAAATCTAGAGCGCATCGACTGA
- a CDS encoding LacI family DNA-binding transcriptional regulator: MAEKEVIKTVTIKDIAERAGVSFSTVSKALRNSPLVQEKTKLKVLRIAEEMGYQPNIAARRLVSKKSWAIGFVWPSVERATTGALMTLINEKLEERSYTTLLSINRIESAIAAFHRFQVDAIFIFYNHDEKVPPDYSYNTNIPILVYGVAGHVPYPTIDVRRDQATKLAVEHLYELGHRNIAYIGQPVRYDLLQEEKIRKFREEGERLGLKHIIAPVENMETHSGYLAAKQILQHKDDRPTAIVSGSYDLTRGILQAAQELKLSVPEQLSIVSYDNIPQSANLEVPLTTVGVELSSIADKATETLLHLVDEESVPDAIYMEPELTLRRSTAPPAAR, from the coding sequence ATGGCTGAAAAGGAGGTCATTAAAACGGTTACGATCAAAGATATCGCCGAACGTGCAGGAGTCAGTTTCTCGACCGTCTCGAAAGCGCTGCGCAACAGCCCTCTCGTGCAGGAGAAGACCAAGCTCAAGGTGCTGCGCATAGCTGAGGAAATGGGCTATCAGCCGAACATCGCCGCACGACGGCTGGTCTCGAAGAAAAGCTGGGCCATCGGCTTTGTCTGGCCGTCCGTAGAGCGGGCGACAACGGGGGCATTGATGACGCTGATCAATGAAAAACTTGAAGAAAGGTCTTATACGACATTATTGTCCATCAATCGCATCGAATCGGCGATCGCTGCCTTTCATCGGTTCCAGGTCGATGCCATCTTCATCTTCTACAATCACGACGAGAAGGTGCCGCCTGACTACAGCTATAACACCAACATCCCGATCCTAGTCTACGGCGTAGCCGGCCATGTGCCTTACCCGACGATCGACGTGCGGCGCGATCAAGCGACGAAGCTGGCCGTGGAGCATCTGTATGAGCTCGGCCACCGAAACATCGCCTACATCGGACAGCCCGTTCGTTACGACCTGCTGCAAGAAGAGAAGATTCGCAAATTCCGTGAAGAAGGGGAACGCCTGGGACTGAAGCATATCATCGCTCCGGTGGAAAACATGGAAACCCATTCCGGGTATCTGGCCGCCAAGCAGATCCTGCAGCATAAGGATGACCGGCCGACAGCGATCGTCAGCGGCAGCTACGATCTGACCCGGGGCATCCTGCAGGCGGCGCAGGAACTGAAGCTCAGCGTGCCGGAGCAGCTGTCCATCGTCAGCTATGACAATATCCCGCAATCGGCGAACCTCGAAGTCCCGCTTACTACAGTGGGTGTTGAACTGTCCAGCATCGCTGACAAAGCAACGGAGACGCTCCTCCATCTCGTCGATGAAGAAAGCGTCCCCGATGCCATCTATATGGAACCGGAACTGACCTTGCGCCGTTCCACTGCACCTCCAGCGGCACGATGA
- a CDS encoding class I SAM-dependent methyltransferase yields the protein MRETKAAVPHPSLRDSIQAVLLARMAEHPQQAIPFRDYMEICLYHPIYGYYMRNERKIGKDGDFYTSSAIGTVLGDILAEMYIRWAAERNDERCLLAEWGGGDGRLARHVLDRLQRQDEALYQRTEFLMIERSPYHRRLQQAELAAHRRKVRWLDEEEWRKESPWRSIYLWANELLDAMPVHRVKMTGGVLHEEWVRWEQDEQRLEACYYPAAEDLVRYTAEQGIRLAEGQLAELRLDAESWIMELGKCLAEGEVTLIDYGDEAEEIYAPHRMLGTLLCYYRHQASDRPYERIGEQDITAHVDFTACRRAAEKAGFREIRLETQAAYLLRGGVLNWLQDHHDPDPFSPAARRNRSIRQLLLSDQMSELFKVMTMRKS from the coding sequence ATGAGAGAAACTAAGGCTGCGGTGCCGCATCCTTCGCTTCGCGATTCGATACAAGCCGTGTTGCTTGCCCGGATGGCTGAGCATCCGCAGCAAGCGATACCATTCCGGGATTATATGGAGATCTGCTTGTATCACCCCATATACGGCTATTATATGCGGAATGAGAGGAAGATCGGCAAGGACGGGGATTTCTATACCAGCTCAGCGATCGGGACCGTGCTCGGTGATATCTTGGCTGAGATGTATATCCGATGGGCTGCGGAGAGGAATGATGAGCGGTGCTTGCTGGCGGAGTGGGGCGGTGGGGACGGGAGGTTGGCCAGACATGTCCTGGATCGGCTCCAGCGTCAGGATGAAGCGCTCTATCAGCGAACGGAGTTCTTGATGATCGAACGATCCCCATATCACCGAAGATTACAGCAAGCGGAGCTTGCCGCGCATCGGCGGAAGGTGCGCTGGCTCGATGAGGAGGAGTGGCGGAAGGAGTCGCCCTGGCGAAGCATCTACCTGTGGGCTAATGAACTGCTGGATGCGATGCCCGTCCATCGCGTGAAGATGACAGGCGGCGTGCTGCATGAAGAGTGGGTGCGTTGGGAGCAGGACGAGCAGCGGCTCGAGGCATGCTATTATCCAGCAGCGGAGGATCTGGTTCGTTATACTGCTGAGCAAGGCATCCGCCTGGCGGAAGGACAGCTTGCCGAACTGCGCTTGGATGCGGAAAGCTGGATCATGGAGCTCGGCAAGTGCCTTGCTGAGGGGGAGGTCACCTTGATCGACTACGGCGATGAAGCAGAGGAGATCTATGCCCCTCACCGCATGCTGGGCACGCTGCTGTGTTACTACCGCCATCAGGCCAGCGACCGGCCATATGAGCGCATCGGTGAACAGGACATCACCGCCCATGTAGATTTTACGGCATGCAGACGGGCCGCGGAAAAGGCAGGGTTCAGGGAGATCCGGCTTGAGACGCAGGCCGCTTATCTGCTGCGCGGCGGCGTCTTGAACTGGCTGCAGGATCATCATGATCCCGATCCCTTCAGTCCGGCTGCGCGAAGAAACCGTTCCATTCGCCAGCTGCTCCTCAGTGATCAGATGAGTGAATTGTTCAAAGTGATGACGATGCGCAAATCGTAA
- a CDS encoding coiled-coil domain-containing protein, with translation MPCRRWLVMAFVMYFAVFTCLYQAGTLSVLAEEISADEEIRKLLNKGLTIYEIDQELDRLTAKEEELTIEIQDVTQRISEQEVIVAAKREQAGKVLRTYYKGNRQHLWLLILKADNFYDALRTYYYLSLIYKYERKILREHAEVYQELKRLLTRLEEDRQELRSVKAEYLAQRERLIALQEQLDQELAARDDADAIKQQIEALTKVWEEEGLPIFRHYFRELATIITKLPEELIRGNKISLKGGRFVLSITDEELTEFFRRHNPEDFENFTFSFANDDFTAYGSKDSTAISISGYYEVQEEDNVILFHLTSLIYNSFELPDTTIRDLSEQFNLNFYPDYLDMPFKIQAKEVLIEDGTMSISFVLRR, from the coding sequence ATGCCTTGCCGGCGTTGGTTGGTCATGGCCTTCGTTATGTATTTCGCCGTCTTCACCTGCCTGTACCAAGCTGGTACGCTTTCGGTCCTGGCAGAGGAAATCTCGGCAGACGAAGAAATCCGTAAGCTGCTGAATAAAGGGCTTACCATCTATGAGATCGACCAGGAACTCGATCGTCTGACCGCTAAGGAAGAAGAGCTGACCATCGAGATCCAGGACGTCACCCAGCGCATCTCCGAACAAGAGGTCATCGTCGCGGCGAAGAGGGAACAGGCGGGCAAGGTGCTTCGCACCTACTATAAGGGCAACCGCCAGCATCTCTGGCTGCTCATCCTCAAGGCAGATAACTTCTACGATGCCCTGCGGACCTATTATTATCTGTCTCTGATCTACAAGTACGAACGCAAGATCTTGCGGGAACATGCAGAAGTCTACCAAGAACTGAAGCGGCTGCTCACCCGCCTCGAGGAAGACCGTCAAGAACTAAGGAGTGTCAAGGCTGAATATCTTGCGCAGCGAGAACGGTTGATTGCACTCCAAGAACAGCTCGATCAAGAACTGGCGGCGCGCGATGACGCCGACGCGATTAAGCAGCAGATCGAAGCGCTGACGAAAGTGTGGGAAGAAGAAGGGTTGCCGATCTTCCGGCATTACTTCCGCGAACTGGCGACGATCATTACCAAATTGCCGGAAGAGCTTATCAGGGGCAACAAAATCTCTCTCAAAGGCGGCCGTTTCGTATTGTCGATCACCGATGAGGAGCTGACCGAATTCTTCCGCAGGCACAATCCGGAAGACTTCGAGAACTTCACATTCAGCTTTGCGAATGATGATTTCACCGCCTATGGGAGCAAAGATAGCACTGCGATCAGCATAAGTGGATATTACGAAGTACAAGAGGAGGACAATGTCATCCTCTTCCATCTGACCTCGCTGATCTACAACAGCTTCGAGCTGCCCGATACCACCATTCGTGACTTAAGCGAACAATTCAATCTGAATTTCTATCCTGATTATCTGGATATGCCTTTTAAGATTCAAGCGAAGGAAGTCCTCATTGAGGACGGAACCATGAGCATCTCTTTCGTCTTGCGAAGATAG
- a CDS encoding DeoR/GlpR family DNA-binding transcription regulator, producing the protein MLAVSRQRLIMEKLQEDGAVKVSELSELLQVSEKTIREDLEKLEKKGLLKRIHGGAVLAENNGVHLPPPPAAQASIRFHEKEAIAEKAVTYIQEGDIIALDGGSTTLRIAVRLRNEPLTVVTNDVMIIRELAVHDRIRLVVPGGYRHRNLLTMQGNWDWLRKLNIHKLFLSATGIHMEYGLTIFTEEHVALKQLLLESSKKVFCVADHSKFDKGALLTFAELKQIDTIITDYGLAPEIAERYRKQGIQLDIADPI; encoded by the coding sequence ATGCTGGCGGTTTCCAGGCAGCGCTTGATCATGGAGAAGCTGCAGGAAGACGGCGCGGTTAAGGTCTCGGAATTGAGCGAGCTTTTGCAGGTTTCTGAGAAAACGATACGCGAAGATTTGGAGAAGCTGGAGAAGAAAGGATTGCTGAAGCGAATCCACGGCGGTGCGGTACTGGCGGAGAACAATGGCGTTCATCTGCCTCCCCCGCCGGCTGCCCAAGCCAGCATACGGTTCCATGAGAAGGAAGCGATCGCTGAGAAGGCCGTCACTTATATTCAAGAAGGGGATATCATCGCTCTGGACGGCGGCAGCACGACGCTGCGCATCGCTGTGCGATTGCGCAACGAACCGCTCACCGTCGTCACCAATGACGTGATGATCATCCGCGAACTGGCTGTCCATGACCGCATTCGGCTTGTAGTACCCGGCGGATATCGGCATCGCAATCTTCTGACGATGCAGGGCAATTGGGATTGGCTGCGAAAGCTGAATATCCATAAGCTTTTCCTATCTGCCACAGGAATCCACATGGAATACGGCCTGACGATCTTCACCGAGGAGCACGTTGCCTTGAAGCAGCTTCTTCTTGAAAGTTCGAAGAAAGTATTCTGTGTGGCAGATCACAGCAAGTTCGATAAGGGAGCGCTGCTCACGTTTGCAGAATTGAAACAGATCGATACGATTATCACTGATTACGGACTTGCACCGGAGATTGCAGAGCGCTATCGCAAGCAGGGAATACAGCTCGATATTGCTGATCCGATCTGA
- a CDS encoding extracellular solute-binding protein, which yields MPIKRMVVMAASVLLLCATAVLLRGISRMPADQPFFDDSMIAVVTDRELSAEDIVELHVDVSMSDEAFQVLEALNKSFMERHADIQVIMKNHPSDTLYEHLKRAFRLGDAADIMLLDNEKVLQYAVLARLQPMDDYYTSESEAEYIPTLTEQLRWNGYTWGIPYQVQPYIVAYNKSVWFELTGEDRPAGIEQLMQAYQTGQLIFHPQDVKVYAVLASAMDADWQFAEQTGSNSGEDLEASYDERSRIDMTETESGAEDAEAKHLDFDETIDSVLQGIPLSSMNHGEETVSLAVLKGILLDEDGMERKIDEMAEDVKVVESEGEHAAGEFQEAEEAQAVPGAGVSFAAKSADEIWEKLTSGEAAAAVLPLHVYSSYANEEVSAILLPSSRGDYVFISGQSFVLAADAVDREAAYRWIREIIEGFELWFPERNAGGYPASLDAYRELTRQQRAQLELLMRAVEEGKALAPDPRIDDKLSIVQEVLTSKQAYLLSIDELAALIEQRFADFGWIRN from the coding sequence ATGCCGATCAAGAGGATGGTAGTGATGGCAGCGTCCGTTTTGTTGTTATGTGCAACGGCGGTTTTACTTCGCGGCATCAGCAGGATGCCCGCCGATCAACCTTTCTTCGATGATTCGATGATTGCGGTCGTTACTGATCGCGAGCTGAGCGCTGAGGACATCGTTGAGCTCCACGTCGACGTCAGCATGAGCGATGAAGCTTTTCAGGTGTTGGAAGCGCTTAACAAAAGCTTCATGGAGCGCCATGCAGATATTCAAGTGATCATGAAGAACCATCCCAGCGACACCTTATATGAGCATCTGAAGCGTGCTTTTCGTCTGGGTGACGCAGCGGATATTATGCTGCTGGACAATGAGAAGGTGCTGCAATACGCTGTGTTGGCCAGATTGCAGCCGATGGATGATTATTATACCAGCGAATCGGAAGCGGAATATATCCCGACGCTGACGGAGCAGCTGCGCTGGAACGGGTATACGTGGGGCATCCCCTATCAAGTTCAACCTTATATCGTCGCCTACAACAAATCAGTTTGGTTTGAACTGACAGGCGAAGATCGGCCCGCTGGGATCGAACAGCTTATGCAAGCTTATCAGACAGGGCAGCTCATCTTTCATCCGCAGGATGTCAAGGTCTATGCCGTTCTGGCCTCTGCGATGGATGCTGATTGGCAGTTTGCGGAGCAGACGGGATCCAACAGCGGTGAGGATCTCGAGGCTTCGTATGATGAGAGAAGCCGGATAGACATGACTGAGACTGAGAGTGGTGCGGAGGATGCTGAGGCTAAGCATCTGGATTTCGATGAAACCATTGACAGTGTCCTCCAAGGAATCCCGTTGTCATCAATGAATCATGGTGAAGAAACCGTAAGCCTCGCTGTTCTGAAGGGAATATTGCTTGATGAGGACGGGATGGAACGGAAGATCGATGAGATGGCGGAGGATGTAAAGGTTGTAGAATCTGAAGGGGAACATGCGGCAGGAGAATTCCAAGAGGCGGAAGAAGCGCAAGCGGTGCCTGGGGCCGGCGTGTCCTTTGCAGCGAAATCTGCGGATGAGATCTGGGAGAAGCTCACCAGCGGGGAAGCGGCGGCGGCAGTCCTGCCGTTGCATGTATACAGCAGCTATGCCAACGAGGAAGTCTCGGCAATTCTGCTGCCGAGTTCCCGAGGGGATTACGTTTTCATCAGCGGGCAGAGCTTCGTCTTAGCGGCTGATGCTGTAGATCGCGAGGCGGCTTACCGCTGGATCCGGGAGATCATCGAAGGGTTTGAGCTGTGGTTTCCAGAACGTAATGCAGGCGGTTATCCAGCGAGCTTAGATGCCTATCGGGAGTTGACGCGGCAGCAGCGGGCACAGTTGGAACTCCTGATGAGGGCGGTAGAGGAGGGGAAGGCGCTTGCGCCCGATCCCCGCATCGATGACAAGCTGTCGATCGTCCAGGAAGTGTTGACCAGTAAGCAGGCCTACCTGCTCTCCATCGATGAGCTGGCCGCTTTAATCGAGCAGCGATTTGCGGACTTCGGCTGGATTAGGAACTAA
- a CDS encoding tagaturonate epimerase family protein — translation MSINKIAQQFLAGQIPQSDAETKVYDQSVLEHEGTKLIMIRQGLNRLLLVIGNGSLYDELEGESFEGYKLCPTNHHNRLVLNRCFPHTAPQAFGKQVATFGLGDRLGLASPGHIKTIRGRDVKPILAQQSIRELNLTGRDYREVLDAACYAVIQEGYTGGFGADGDHLKLEEDIQMSLDLGFTMLTLDCSDHIRNDVDNMNEQELAAAYEELPEKVRRRYEEKFLNQSFQVGEYAFTYDKHSLMKNVLIYSKAIDYMLYIYERYIKNAERAVDFEISIDETMTPTAPEAHYLVAKELQDNQVDIFSMAPRFCGEFQKGIDYIGDLEQFERELAMHAAIADHFGYKLSIHSGSDKFSVFPIIARYTKGRFHVKTAGTNWLEAVRTVAKVNPDLYRRMHQYALDHFEEAKAYYHVTTDLSKIKPLSEVSDAELPQYMDEDNARQLIHITYGILLQAKDENGNSLFKDEFYQTLIAQEEAYEASLASHIGRHLELLGK, via the coding sequence ATGTCTATCAACAAGATCGCCCAGCAATTCCTCGCGGGACAGATCCCGCAATCGGACGCTGAGACGAAAGTCTATGATCAATCGGTGCTTGAACATGAAGGCACGAAGCTGATCATGATTCGGCAGGGTCTTAATCGGTTGCTGCTCGTCATCGGCAATGGCAGCCTGTATGATGAACTGGAAGGCGAATCCTTCGAAGGGTATAAGCTGTGTCCGACGAATCACCATAACCGGCTGGTGCTCAACCGCTGCTTCCCGCACACCGCGCCGCAGGCCTTCGGCAAACAGGTGGCCACCTTCGGCCTCGGCGACCGTCTGGGGCTTGCAAGTCCCGGTCATATCAAGACGATTCGCGGCCGCGATGTGAAGCCAATCCTCGCGCAGCAGAGCATCCGCGAGTTGAATCTAACGGGCCGGGATTATCGGGAAGTACTGGATGCAGCATGCTATGCGGTTATTCAAGAGGGATACACGGGCGGTTTCGGTGCTGACGGCGATCATTTGAAGCTGGAGGAAGACATCCAGATGTCCCTTGATCTGGGATTTACGATGCTGACCCTCGATTGCTCTGACCATATCCGCAATGATGTCGACAACATGAATGAGCAGGAGCTGGCAGCGGCATATGAAGAGCTGCCCGAAAAGGTTAGACGCCGTTACGAGGAGAAGTTCCTGAATCAGTCATTCCAAGTTGGCGAGTATGCCTTCACCTATGATAAGCACAGTTTGATGAAGAACGTGCTGATCTACAGCAAAGCAATCGATTACATGCTCTACATCTATGAGCGCTATATCAAGAATGCTGAACGTGCTGTCGATTTTGAGATCTCGATTGACGAGACGATGACGCCGACCGCGCCGGAAGCTCATTACCTCGTGGCTAAAGAACTCCAAGACAACCAGGTGGATATCTTCAGCATGGCGCCAAGATTCTGCGGTGAATTCCAGAAGGGCATCGATTATATCGGCGATCTGGAACAGTTCGAGCGAGAGCTGGCGATGCATGCAGCGATTGCTGACCACTTCGGATACAAGCTCAGCATCCACTCCGGCAGCGATAAGTTCAGCGTCTTCCCGATCATCGCCCGCTACACCAAAGGCAGATTCCATGTGAAGACCGCAGGAACTAACTGGCTGGAGGCGGTGCGGACGGTGGCGAAGGTTAACCCGGACCTGTACCGCCGCATGCACCAATATGCCCTTGATCATTTCGAAGAAGCTAAGGCATACTACCATGTCACCACGGACTTGTCCAAGATCAAGCCGTTGTCCGAAGTATCCGATGCGGAATTGCCGCAATATATGGATGAGGACAATGCCCGCCAGCTGATCCATATCACTTACGGCATCTTGCTGCAAGCGAAGGACGAGAACGGAAATTCCTTGTTCAAGGATGAGTTTTACCAAACCTTGATCGCTCAAGAAGAGGCCTATGAAGCCTCCCTTGCCAGCCATATCGGCCGTCATCTCGAACTCTTGGGCAAGTAA
- the kduI gene encoding 5-dehydro-4-deoxy-D-glucuronate isomerase: MEIRYQISPAEAKTFDTQQLRDNFLIENLFQEGKLTMVYTHYDRMIVGGAVPTDTPLIPDDKETLKTDYFFERREAGFINIGGPAVITVDGTKYELNKLDCLYVGKGSKEVKLESADKSNPARIYMCSAPAHAVLETRKLSLDGATPRHMGSPETCNERTIYQYIHADGLPSCQLMMGVTIFKPGSVWNTMPAHLHDRRMEAYLYFDMADDARVFHFMGQPHETRHLVVKNEEVVLSPSWSIHSGAGTSSYTFIWAMAGENYTFTDQDPVKMEDLR; this comes from the coding sequence ATGGAGATTCGTTACCAGATTAGTCCGGCAGAAGCTAAGACCTTCGATACGCAGCAGTTAAGAGACAATTTCCTCATCGAGAACTTGTTCCAAGAGGGCAAACTCACGATGGTCTACACGCATTACGATCGTATGATCGTAGGCGGTGCGGTGCCGACGGATACGCCGCTCATCCCGGACGATAAGGAGACGCTGAAGACGGATTATTTTTTCGAGCGTCGTGAAGCCGGTTTCATCAATATCGGCGGTCCTGCGGTGATCACGGTAGACGGCACGAAATATGAGCTGAACAAACTGGATTGCTTATATGTCGGCAAGGGCTCGAAGGAGGTCAAGCTCGAAAGCGCTGACAAGTCGAATCCGGCTCGCATCTACATGTGCTCTGCACCGGCACACGCTGTGCTCGAGACGCGCAAGCTTTCCTTGGATGGAGCTACACCGAGACATATGGGTTCGCCGGAGACTTGCAATGAGCGCACGATCTACCAATACATCCACGCCGATGGTCTGCCAAGCTGCCAGCTCATGATGGGTGTAACGATCTTCAAACCGGGAAGCGTATGGAACACGATGCCGGCACACCTGCATGACCGTCGAATGGAAGCTTACCTCTATTTTGATATGGCGGATGATGCAAGAGTGTTCCACTTCATGGGCCAACCGCATGAGACAAGACATCTCGTGGTGAAGAACGAAGAAGTAGTCCTTTCGCCGAGCTGGTCGATCCACTCCGGAGCAGGTACATCCAGCTATACTTTCATCTGGGCGATGGCGGGCGAAAACTATACCTTCACAGACCAAGACCCAGTGAAGATGGAGGATCTGCGATAA
- a CDS encoding SDR family NAD(P)-dependent oxidoreductase, producing MSIHLQGKTALVTGASKGIGRAIALKLAAAGAQVAVNYHKSEEEAKSVVQAIEQSGGKALLVRADVTKLDQIDKMVEQVEEAFGKIDILVNNAGHMIRRMANAEMSEELYEQVMDLNLKSTVFVCKRVMAGMIARRSGTIINMASVAAHTGGGGGSSVYAASKAAVIAYSKGLAKELAPRGIRVNVVSPGFIGNTDFHATVSTAEGRAKAVAAVPLGRQGEPEDVAGVVLFLASDLAAYLTGETIEINGGSFMR from the coding sequence ATGAGCATCCACTTGCAAGGCAAAACGGCACTTGTAACCGGTGCCAGCAAAGGCATCGGCCGCGCGATCGCCCTTAAGCTCGCGGCAGCCGGCGCGCAGGTTGCGGTGAACTATCATAAAAGCGAGGAAGAGGCGAAGAGCGTTGTGCAGGCGATTGAGCAGTCCGGCGGCAAGGCGCTTCTCGTTCGCGCAGACGTGACGAAGCTCGATCAGATCGACAAGATGGTTGAACAGGTCGAAGAGGCTTTCGGCAAGATCGATATCCTGGTGAATAACGCCGGCCATATGATTCGCCGCATGGCGAATGCGGAGATGAGCGAAGAGTTGTATGAACAGGTGATGGATCTGAACCTGAAGAGTACGGTCTTCGTCTGCAAACGGGTCATGGCGGGGATGATCGCAAGACGCTCCGGCACGATCATCAACATGGCATCTGTGGCAGCGCATACAGGGGGCGGCGGGGGCTCCTCCGTCTATGCGGCAAGCAAGGCGGCGGTGATCGCTTATTCCAAGGGTCTGGCGAAGGAGTTGGCGCCCCGCGGGATCCGGGTCAACGTCGTGTCTCCGGGTTTCATCGGCAATACAGACTTCCATGCAACGGTCTCCACGGCAGAAGGAAGGGCCAAGGCCGTTGCAGCGGTGCCGCTCGGCCGACAGGGCGAGCCTGAGGATGTAGCCGGCGTGGTGCTGTTCCTCGCTTCCGACCTCGCCGCTTATCTGACCGGGGAGACGATCGAGATTAACGGCGGCTCTTTCATGCGATAA
- a CDS encoding DUF2626 family protein, with translation MPRMFRVLGFFCLLIALLSLAYGMIEMSLLFFFQAAVFVLLGYMNLTEKTYILTFWAYLIISTVGLTYGAFF, from the coding sequence ATGCCGCGCATGTTCCGCGTACTCGGATTTTTCTGTTTGCTCATCGCACTTCTGTCGCTTGCGTATGGCATGATTGAGATGTCCTTGCTGTTCTTCTTCCAAGCAGCGGTTTTTGTATTACTGGGCTATATGAATTTAACAGAAAAAACATACATACTCACCTTCTGGGCGTATCTGATCATATCCACGGTCGGATTGACCTACGGAGCATTTTTCTAA
- the kduD gene encoding 2-dehydro-3-deoxy-D-gluconate 5-dehydrogenase KduD, which translates to MSKLFDLTGKVAVVTGGGKGLGQGMAIGLAEAGADVVIVTNFSNAKETVEAITKLGRKAHTIVADLSDESKLQDVITEAKNAFGRLDILVNNAGIIRRTPAADHAAQDFHDVIQLNLKSVFFLCQYAGREMLKQGSGKIINIASMLSFQGGINVPGYTASKHGVAGLTKAFANEWASKGVQVNAIAPGYMATDNTHQLREDPVRSKEILSRIPAGRWGTPDDLKGAVVFLASPASDYVTGHVLCVDGGWMVR; encoded by the coding sequence ATGAGCAAATTATTCGATCTGACAGGGAAAGTAGCCGTTGTTACGGGCGGCGGCAAGGGTCTCGGTCAAGGCATGGCCATTGGCTTGGCTGAAGCGGGAGCAGATGTGGTCATCGTGACCAATTTCTCCAATGCGAAGGAGACAGTGGAGGCAATTACGAAACTTGGTCGCAAAGCACACACGATCGTTGCCGATCTGAGCGATGAGAGCAAGCTGCAAGATGTGATCACCGAAGCCAAAAATGCTTTCGGCAGACTTGATATTCTGGTGAACAATGCGGGCATCATCCGCCGCACGCCGGCAGCGGATCACGCGGCACAAGATTTCCATGATGTTATACAATTGAATCTCAAATCCGTCTTCTTCCTGTGCCAATATGCAGGACGGGAGATGCTCAAGCAGGGTTCCGGCAAGATCATCAACATCGCATCGATGCTGAGCTTCCAAGGGGGGATCAACGTTCCCGGCTATACAGCGAGCAAGCACGGGGTGGCCGGTCTAACGAAGGCCTTCGCCAATGAATGGGCGAGCAAAGGCGTACAGGTGAACGCGATTGCTCCAGGATATATGGCCACGGACAACACGCATCAACTGCGTGAAGATCCGGTGCGCAGCAAGGAGATCTTAAGCCGCATTCCTGCAGGCCGCTGGGGAACTCCGGATGACTTGAAAGGTGCGGTGGTCTTCTTGGCATCCCCGGCTTCCGACTATGTCACGGGCCATGTGCTCTGCGTAGACGGCGGCTGGATGGTTCGCTGA